A window of the Roseburia sp. 831b genome harbors these coding sequences:
- a CDS encoding IS3 family transposase, producing the protein MKKKIQTIYNDSKQNYGAPKITQELRKSGETIAERTVGKYMREMGIKAQWIKPWTTTTRDSDFSNELHNILDEQFNPERPNAVWCTDITYIWTQDGFVYLNCVMDLFARKIIAWTLADTMEVSTVIETINKAKARRNTDLPLIIHSDRGSQYVSNAWREATKSMQRSYSHSGYPYDNACIESFHSLIKREWLNRFNIRNYSHAYRLVFEYIETFYNTVRIHSHCDYMSPDEFEKLYERVNVLPAA; encoded by the coding sequence GTGAAAAAGAAAATCCAGACCATCTATAATGATTCTAAACAGAATTACGGCGCCCCTAAAATAACCCAGGAACTTCGTAAATCCGGCGAAACCATTGCTGAACGCACTGTTGGTAAATACATGCGTGAAATGGGCATCAAAGCTCAGTGGATTAAGCCTTGGACTACTACAACCAGGGATTCTGATTTTAGTAATGAGCTTCACAACATCCTTGATGAGCAATTCAACCCTGAACGTCCTAACGCTGTCTGGTGCACCGATATCACATATATTTGGACTCAAGACGGCTTTGTTTACCTCAATTGCGTTATGGACTTATTTGCCAGGAAAATCATTGCCTGGACTCTCGCAGACACCATGGAAGTGTCTACTGTTATTGAAACCATTAATAAAGCTAAGGCTCGTCGTAATACCGATTTACCTTTGATAATACATTCAGATCGTGGTAGCCAGTATGTTTCAAATGCCTGGCGTGAAGCCACTAAATCAATGCAGCGAAGCTATTCTCATAGCGGTTATCCTTACGATAATGCTTGTATTGAATCCTTCCATTCCTTGATTAAAAGAGAATGGCTAAACAGGTTCAACATCAGAAACTATAGCCATGCATACAGGCTTGTCTTTGAATACATTGAAACCTTCTATAACACCGTCCGGATTCATAGTCATTGTGACTATATGTCCCCTGACGAATTTGAAAAACTGTATGAAAGGGTGAATGTTCTGCCGGCTGCTTAG
- the murB gene encoding UDP-N-acetylmuramate dehydrogenase — protein sequence MNQQFLEALKTILNEEQWKEQEPMKLHTTFRVGGSADLLVTPDLVQLPSVIKLCKLHQMPYTVIGNGSNLLVGDKGIRGVVIVCGKPAEEISFDGAHMTVGAGTMLAKAANAAAEHSLTGMEFAAGIPGSVGGAVVMNAGAYGGEMKDIIESVKVLDLDGKEHVLSLQELDLSYRHSCIPEHGYIVTEATLCLERGDMQQIRDTMEDYRNRRAEKQPLNYPSAGSTFKRPEGYFAGKLIMDAGLKGYTVGGAQVSEKHAGFVVNIGDATAADIKQLMQDVSDKVKEQYGVVLEPEVKMIGEF from the coding sequence ATGAACCAGCAGTTTTTAGAAGCATTAAAGACAATATTGAATGAGGAGCAGTGGAAGGAGCAGGAGCCGATGAAGCTGCATACCACATTCCGAGTTGGAGGATCGGCAGATTTGCTGGTCACTCCAGACCTGGTTCAGCTTCCAAGTGTGATAAAATTATGTAAACTTCATCAAATGCCATATACCGTAATTGGAAATGGCAGCAATCTTTTGGTAGGCGATAAAGGAATTCGTGGTGTCGTCATTGTCTGCGGAAAGCCGGCAGAAGAAATCAGCTTTGACGGAGCGCACATGACAGTGGGTGCCGGAACCATGCTGGCAAAGGCAGCAAATGCAGCAGCAGAACATTCTCTTACCGGAATGGAGTTTGCAGCAGGAATTCCGGGAAGTGTTGGTGGAGCTGTTGTCATGAACGCAGGTGCCTATGGCGGCGAGATGAAAGATATCATTGAGAGTGTCAAGGTTCTTGATTTAGATGGCAAAGAACATGTCCTGTCATTGCAGGAACTGGATTTGTCCTATCGTCATAGCTGTATTCCAGAGCATGGTTATATTGTGACAGAGGCAACACTTTGTCTAGAGCGCGGCGATATGCAGCAGATTCGTGATACGATGGAAGATTACCGGAATAGAAGAGCAGAGAAACAGCCACTCAATTACCCGAGTGCAGGAAGTACCTTCAAACGCCCGGAGGGTTATTTTGCAGGAAAGCTTATTATGGATGCAGGGTTAAAAGGCTATACCGTTGGTGGAGCACAGGTTTCTGAGAAACATGCAGGATTTGTGGTAAATATTGGGGATGCAACTGCGGCAGATATCAAACAGCTGATGCAGGATGTATCAGATAAAGTAAAGGAACAGTATGGTGTTGTGTTAGAGCCAGAAGTGAAAATGATTGGCGAATTTTAA
- the rapZ gene encoding RNase adapter RapZ, whose product MKFVILTGMSGAGKSTALKMMEDIGFYCVDNLPIPLVEKFVELSDASNAELQKVAVGIDIRSGQSLDELRDVLDRIEAKGDSCDILFLDAEDSVLVKRYKETRRSHPLAGSERVDKGIALERERLDFLKKRANYIIDTSQLLTRELKAELEKIFVLQQDYKNLFITVLSFGFKYGIPADADLVFDVRFLPNPYYVEGLRAKNGNDKEIQDYVLQFKEAHEFLDKLEDMINFLLPNYITEGKNQLVIAIGCTGGKHRSVTLANELYKRLKKKKEYGLKIEHRDIGKDAMRGK is encoded by the coding sequence ATGAAATTTGTAATATTGACCGGAATGTCCGGAGCAGGAAAAAGTACAGCATTAAAAATGATGGAGGATATCGGATTTTATTGTGTGGATAATCTTCCGATTCCATTGGTAGAGAAGTTTGTAGAATTGTCGGATGCGTCAAATGCAGAATTGCAAAAGGTTGCAGTCGGAATCGACATCAGAAGCGGACAGTCTTTAGATGAACTTCGCGATGTGCTGGACCGGATTGAAGCAAAGGGAGATTCCTGTGACATTTTATTCTTGGATGCAGAGGATTCCGTTCTGGTAAAACGTTACAAGGAGACAAGAAGAAGTCATCCATTAGCAGGAAGCGAGCGCGTTGACAAAGGAATTGCCTTAGAGCGGGAACGTCTTGATTTTTTGAAAAAACGTGCGAATTATATTATAGATACCAGCCAGCTTCTGACAAGGGAGCTAAAGGCTGAACTTGAGAAGATTTTTGTGTTACAGCAGGACTACAAGAACCTGTTTATCACCGTCCTCTCATTTGGTTTTAAGTATGGAATACCGGCAGATGCCGATTTGGTATTCGATGTCCGTTTTTTGCCAAACCCTTATTATGTAGAGGGACTCCGTGCAAAAAATGGAAATGACAAAGAAATTCAGGACTATGTACTTCAATTTAAGGAAGCACATGAGTTTTTAGATAAATTAGAAGATATGATTAACTTTTTACTGCCGAATTATATCACCGAGGGCAAGAATCAGCTGGTCATTGCAATCGGCTGTACCGGAGGCAAGCATCGTTCGGTAACGTTAGCCAATGAGCTGTACAAACGATTGAAGAAAAAGAAAGAATATGGACTTAAGATTGAACATCGTGACATCGGGAAAGATGCAATGAGAGGAAAGTAA
- the whiA gene encoding DNA-binding protein WhiA: protein MSFSSKVKEELAGQIGKSRHCQIAELAALIAFDGKAKIGENGATILLDTENENLLQKYGILVKKLFHFDTANTKAQDWKRVYEAVKMWDEEKQKPHITNDVNGILVQQTCCKRAFIRGAFLASGSISDPNKSYHFEIVCKDEHQAEQLKEMINSFDMDAKIVLRKKYYVVYLKEGSQIVDLLNVMEAHISLMNLENVRILKEMRNSVNRKVNCETANISKTVNAAVKQVLDIEYIRDTAGLDSLPENLKEMALLRLEYPESALKELGTYLNPPVGKSGVNHRLRKLSAIAEELREG from the coding sequence ATGTCGTTTTCAAGTAAAGTAAAGGAAGAATTAGCGGGACAGATTGGGAAAAGCAGACATTGTCAGATTGCGGAACTTGCAGCGCTGATTGCATTTGATGGAAAAGCGAAAATTGGCGAAAATGGCGCAACCATTTTACTTGATACAGAAAATGAAAACCTTTTGCAAAAATACGGGATTCTGGTAAAAAAATTATTTCATTTTGATACTGCTAACACGAAGGCGCAGGATTGGAAACGTGTTTATGAGGCAGTTAAGATGTGGGATGAAGAAAAGCAAAAGCCTCACATCACAAATGATGTCAACGGGATTTTGGTTCAGCAGACCTGTTGTAAAAGAGCCTTTATCCGGGGCGCATTTTTGGCAAGTGGTTCCATCAGTGATCCGAATAAATCTTATCATTTTGAGATTGTGTGCAAGGATGAACACCAGGCGGAGCAGTTAAAGGAAATGATTAACAGCTTTGATATGGATGCGAAAATCGTTCTTCGAAAAAAATACTATGTGGTGTATTTGAAAGAAGGTTCCCAGATTGTGGATTTGCTAAACGTCATGGAAGCGCATATTTCCCTGATGAATCTTGAAAATGTCAGAATTTTAAAAGAGATGCGAAATTCTGTAAACCGTAAGGTAAACTGTGAGACAGCAAACATCAGCAAGACGGTGAATGCAGCGGTAAAACAGGTTCTTGATATTGAATATATCAGAGATACGGCGGGGTTAGACAGTCTGCCGGAGAATTTGAAAGAGATGGCACTTCTTAGATTGGAGTATCCAGAGTCAGCACTCAAAGAGTTAGGCACTTATTTAAATCCACCGGTTGGAAAATCGGGGGTAAATCATAGATTGCGAAAGCTAAGCGCAATTGCAGAGGAATTGCGTGAAGGATAG
- a CDS encoding IS91 family transposase, whose protein sequence is MNILQSIFTDYYEHIIYQLHPRPAVIENVNKMIHCGDSSHGGAMYGCPHCGNLKFVPFRCKSRFCPSCGNKYNQLRSFQMSCKLVSCVHRHCVFTIPEELRIYFLKDRSLLNCLFHSVRDVVLRMFSKMNKTENFTPGFICVLHTFGRDLKWNPHIHALISEGGAGNITPWRPVKHFDYNFLRNAFRKVLLEQLSFRIGPTFRKVKNEMYTKHSNGFYVRAKPNLCTPDITIKYISRYLGRPVIATSRIDYYDGENVTFHYTRHEDNKTVTETIPALNFIQKLIVHIPEKHFKMLRYYGIYAKHHKQEKNLRKCISAEKQHFLRSIQDWRHSILLSFGYDPLCCSECGTSMLVLEVYHKKTALFEQYRKVMGYG, encoded by the coding sequence ATGAATATATTACAATCCATCTTTACCGATTATTATGAACACATCATTTACCAACTCCATCCTCGTCCTGCTGTCATTGAAAATGTCAACAAGATGATTCATTGTGGTGACTCTTCTCACGGTGGTGCCATGTATGGCTGTCCTCACTGCGGAAATCTTAAATTTGTTCCCTTTCGCTGTAAAAGCCGTTTTTGCCCTTCCTGTGGAAACAAATACAACCAGCTTCGTTCTTTTCAGATGTCCTGCAAGCTCGTTTCCTGTGTTCACCGCCATTGTGTTTTCACCATCCCAGAGGAACTCCGCATTTATTTTCTCAAAGACAGGTCTCTCTTAAATTGCTTATTTCATTCTGTCCGTGACGTTGTCCTTCGTATGTTTTCCAAAATGAATAAAACTGAAAACTTTACTCCCGGATTTATCTGTGTTCTTCACACCTTTGGGCGTGACTTAAAATGGAATCCCCATATCCATGCCCTCATCTCTGAAGGCGGTGCTGGCAACATCACTCCCTGGCGTCCTGTCAAACACTTTGATTACAACTTTCTTCGTAATGCCTTCCGCAAAGTGCTGCTTGAACAGCTCTCCTTCCGTATTGGTCCCACCTTTCGTAAAGTTAAAAATGAAATGTACACAAAACACTCCAATGGTTTTTATGTTCGTGCAAAGCCAAATCTCTGCACTCCTGATATTACCATTAAATACATCAGCCGATACCTCGGCAGGCCTGTTATCGCCACATCACGTATTGATTATTATGACGGCGAAAATGTAACCTTTCATTACACCAGACACGAAGACAACAAAACAGTTACTGAAACCATCCCTGCTTTGAACTTCATCCAAAAACTAATTGTACACATCCCCGAAAAACATTTCAAAATGCTTCGCTACTATGGGATATATGCCAAACATCATAAACAGGAAAAGAATCTCCGTAAATGTATTTCTGCTGAAAAACAACATTTCCTGCGTTCTATCCAGGACTGGCGGCACTCCATTCTTCTCTCTTTCGGATACGACCCTCTCTGCTGTTCCGAATGTGGCACTTCTATGTTGGTTTTAGAAGTTTACCACAAAAAAACTGCACTATTTGAACAATATCGAAAGGTTATGGGATATGGATAA
- a CDS encoding diacylglycerol/lipid kinase family protein, protein MKKKLLFVFNPFSGKAQIKNQLLDIVDTMVKADYEVTIYPTQARDDARHQVEHHAGEYDLVVCSGGDGTLDEAVTGMMKREKKVPLGYIPAGSTNDFANSLGIPKDMVKAAKVAVSGKNFACDIGDFNGDSFVYVAAFGLFTEVSYRTSQNLKNILGHAAYILEGAKCLHDIPAYLMQVEYGTTRLQDEFIYGMITNSTSVGGFKGMTGKDVLLDDGVFEVTLIKKPKNPIELNEILASLTNLIDDTDMIYSFKTDEVRFHCKHEIPWTLDGEFGGDHEEVIVKNIHRALELKVEDN, encoded by the coding sequence ATGAAAAAGAAGTTATTATTTGTGTTTAATCCATTTTCAGGAAAGGCTCAGATTAAAAATCAGCTTCTTGATATTGTGGATACAATGGTAAAGGCGGATTATGAGGTAACCATTTACCCGACGCAGGCGAGGGATGATGCAAGGCATCAGGTGGAGCATCATGCCGGTGAATATGACCTTGTGGTCTGCAGCGGCGGGGATGGCACCTTGGATGAAGCCGTAACCGGTATGATGAAACGTGAGAAAAAAGTTCCGCTTGGCTATATCCCGGCGGGAAGCACCAATGATTTCGCCAATTCTTTGGGTATTCCAAAGGATATGGTAAAAGCAGCAAAGGTTGCGGTGTCCGGCAAAAATTTTGCCTGTGATATCGGAGACTTTAACGGGGACTCCTTCGTGTATGTGGCTGCATTTGGACTTTTTACGGAGGTATCTTACCGGACAAGCCAGAATTTGAAGAATATTTTAGGACATGCTGCATACATATTAGAGGGGGCGAAATGTCTTCACGATATTCCGGCCTATCTGATGCAGGTGGAATATGGTACAACCAGACTCCAGGATGAATTTATCTATGGAATGATTACGAACTCGACTTCTGTCGGTGGTTTTAAAGGGATGACAGGTAAGGATGTCCTGCTGGACGATGGCGTTTTTGAGGTGACTCTGATTAAGAAGCCAAAGAACCCGATTGAGTTAAATGAAATTTTGGCAAGTCTTACAAATCTGATTGATGATACCGATATGATTTATTCATTTAAGACAGACGAAGTCAGATTCCATTGCAAACATGAGATTCCATGGACGCTGGATGGAGAATTTGGCGGGGATCATGAAGAGGTAATTGTAAAGAATATACACCGGGCGTTAGAGTTAAAAGTAGAGGACAATTAA
- the fba gene encoding class II fructose-1,6-bisphosphate aldolase, with amino-acid sequence MLVSAKEMLDKAKAGHYAVGQFNINNLEWTKSILLTAQELNSPVILGVSEGAGKYMTGFETVAAMVKAMDKELGITVPVALHLDHGTYEGCYKCIKAGFTSIMFDGSHYAIEENVAKTKELVAVAHGMGMSIEAEVGSIGGEEDGVVGMGECADPNECKMIADLGVDMLAAGIGNIHGKYPENWAGLSFETLAAVQEKTGKMPLVLHGGTGIPADMIKKAIDLGVSKINVNTECQLAFQEATRKYIEAGKDLEGKGFDPRKLLAPGAEAIKATVKEKMELFGSVGKAE; translated from the coding sequence ATGTTAGTATCTGCAAAAGAAATGTTAGACAAAGCAAAAGCTGGACATTACGCTGTTGGACAGTTCAACATCAACAACCTTGAGTGGACAAAATCAATCCTTTTAACAGCACAGGAGTTAAACTCCCCAGTCATCTTAGGTGTATCTGAGGGTGCTGGTAAATACATGACAGGTTTTGAAACTGTTGCTGCAATGGTAAAAGCTATGGATAAAGAATTAGGAATCACAGTTCCTGTTGCATTACATCTTGACCATGGTACTTACGAAGGATGCTACAAATGTATCAAAGCTGGATTCACATCTATCATGTTTGATGGTTCCCACTACGCAATCGAAGAGAACGTTGCTAAGACAAAAGAATTAGTAGCAGTTGCTCATGGTATGGGAATGTCTATCGAAGCTGAAGTAGGTTCTATCGGTGGAGAAGAAGACGGTGTTGTAGGAATGGGCGAATGCGCAGATCCTAACGAATGTAAAATGATTGCTGACCTTGGTGTAGATATGCTTGCAGCAGGTATCGGTAACATTCACGGAAAATATCCTGAAAACTGGGCTGGATTAAGCTTCGAAACATTAGCTGCAGTTCAGGAAAAAACAGGAAAAATGCCATTAGTTCTTCACGGTGGTACAGGTATCCCTGCAGATATGATCAAAAAAGCAATTGATCTTGGAGTATCTAAGATTAACGTTAATACAGAGTGCCAGTTAGCATTCCAGGAAGCTACACGTAAATACATCGAAGCTGGAAAAGACTTAGAAGGAAAAGGATTCGATCCTCGTAAGTTATTAGCTCCAGGTGCAGAAGCAATCAAAGCTACTGTAAAAGAGAAGATGGAATTATTTGGTTCTGTTGGAAAAGCTGAATAA
- a CDS encoding AAA family ATPase, giving the protein MPKYLVGADQNAWDFMPAVNAAKDGDVIEFQEGYCPDVDCVVIEKNLTFIGKTNVGENGTQNFTNVIHGRVAIKNKANVTFENLWIRYGKEQTNLVNCKQEATVTLTNVVLESVQQEGEVYPVLYGGNRAHLILNDVTVMENDKLYMRAYMEEGKLELDGCNFRDCRIAVENTELKINNSSIYTGDTNAINVINSTVHIENSTITGCEPEKDYPALWMKNSLVTTKNCVISQPNFDAAVFGKENARFESENDEMTSVKIVDGRVFLHGATINETMVVDEQSSVCIFDEVRILGQNSQKVDLFIGDHSIVYGDKISVSRITDPNIRISDHSMLQLSDLVYTEGNASELGIEADDTSSFAYQKKATGASGVSGAAGEDETSKESAREQLEHLIGLNSVKREIEKMLRMVEFNQQRIAKGLEPQEQSFHSVFMGNPGTGKTTVARLIGEVLFESGAFKSDEFKLIEASEPDFISQNVGGTAQQTLALLEKAKGGVLFIDEAYALNKKDANVNFGIEAINTILKYMEDHRGEIMIIFAGYTKEMEQFLKTNPGLTSRVPNKFVFEDFTPDEIVEIGEKELAKKQYKFENEEYYAQQVKRAYRCSLDHSNARWIRNFNEKLLKAFADRVMNTGEEDIETIYNVDIDEVLAQGKFRQEDGKHEDAMERLQKLIGIQGVKEQVSRFISLAELNQRREEQGQENSDFTLHSLFLGNPGTGKTTVARIIGEVLYQKGIISQKKFIEVSRSDLVAGYVGQTAIKTREVLESALGGVLFIDEAYSLSQGTGNDFGIEAVDEILKFMEDHRKDIVIILAGYTKEMGEFMQMNSGLVSRVPHTFDFEDYTPDEIVQIGLLGLHNAGYQVDEAYYGEVVKNNYSKTDDHSNGRWVRNFNEKLIMAMSDRVSKAENADLNLILNEDLDKVAVRMSGTSQAEKKPEAEPKVDENGYVLPN; this is encoded by the coding sequence ATGCCAAAATATTTAGTAGGCGCAGACCAGAATGCCTGGGATTTTATGCCGGCTGTCAATGCAGCAAAGGATGGAGATGTCATTGAATTTCAGGAGGGATATTGCCCGGATGTCGATTGTGTGGTAATAGAAAAGAATCTGACATTCATTGGAAAAACGAACGTAGGGGAAAACGGAACACAGAATTTTACCAACGTAATCCATGGTCGTGTTGCAATTAAAAATAAAGCAAATGTTACATTCGAGAATTTATGGATTCGCTATGGAAAAGAACAAACTAACCTGGTAAATTGCAAACAAGAGGCAACGGTGACGTTAACCAACGTCGTGTTAGAAAGTGTGCAGCAGGAGGGAGAAGTATATCCGGTTCTTTACGGTGGAAATCGGGCACATCTTATTTTGAATGATGTTACGGTGATGGAAAACGATAAATTGTATATGAGAGCCTATATGGAGGAGGGCAAGTTAGAGTTAGACGGCTGTAACTTCAGGGACTGCCGGATTGCGGTAGAGAATACAGAGTTAAAGATAAATAATTCCAGCATTTACACGGGGGATACCAATGCAATCAATGTCATAAACTCCACAGTACATATCGAGAATTCGACCATTACCGGTTGTGAGCCGGAAAAGGACTATCCGGCGTTGTGGATGAAAAACAGCCTTGTGACGACAAAGAACTGCGTCATCAGCCAGCCAAATTTTGATGCAGCCGTTTTTGGAAAAGAGAATGCGCGGTTTGAGTCCGAAAATGATGAAATGACATCGGTAAAGATAGTGGATGGAAGAGTGTTTTTACATGGCGCTACCATCAACGAAACAATGGTTGTGGATGAACAATCAAGTGTCTGCATCTTTGATGAAGTGCGTATCTTAGGTCAGAACAGTCAGAAAGTGGATTTGTTTATTGGAGACCATTCGATTGTATATGGAGATAAGATTTCGGTAAGCCGTATTACAGACCCGAATATCCGCATTTCGGATCACTCCATGTTGCAGTTAAGTGATTTGGTTTACACAGAGGGAAATGCGTCAGAACTTGGAATTGAAGCAGATGATACGAGCAGTTTTGCTTATCAGAAGAAGGCAACGGGCGCATCCGGCGTTTCAGGTGCCGCAGGTGAGGACGAGACTTCAAAAGAAAGCGCAAGAGAGCAGTTAGAGCACCTGATAGGATTAAACAGTGTGAAGCGTGAAATTGAAAAAATGCTTCGCATGGTGGAATTTAACCAGCAGAGAATTGCCAAGGGACTTGAACCACAGGAACAGTCCTTTCATTCCGTTTTCATGGGGAATCCGGGAACCGGAAAAACGACAGTTGCCCGTCTGATTGGAGAGGTGCTTTTTGAGTCAGGCGCATTTAAGAGCGACGAATTTAAGCTGATTGAGGCATCGGAGCCGGACTTTATTTCCCAGAATGTAGGTGGAACGGCGCAGCAGACACTGGCATTATTAGAGAAGGCAAAAGGCGGCGTGTTATTTATCGATGAGGCGTATGCGCTCAATAAAAAAGATGCGAATGTCAACTTCGGTATTGAAGCAATCAATACCATTTTAAAATATATGGAAGACCACCGTGGCGAGATTATGATTATTTTCGCAGGTTATACCAAAGAAATGGAGCAGTTCTTAAAAACAAATCCGGGATTGACTTCACGTGTTCCAAATAAATTTGTGTTTGAGGACTTTACTCCGGATGAGATTGTTGAAATCGGAGAAAAAGAACTGGCAAAAAAACAGTACAAGTTCGAGAACGAAGAGTACTACGCGCAGCAGGTAAAACGTGCTTACCGTTGTTCTCTCGATCACAGTAACGCGCGCTGGATTCGTAACTTCAATGAAAAGCTGTTAAAAGCATTTGCAGACCGTGTCATGAACACGGGAGAGGAAGATATTGAAACCATCTACAATGTGGATATCGATGAGGTTTTGGCACAGGGCAAATTCCGACAGGAAGATGGAAAACACGAGGATGCTATGGAGCGTCTGCAGAAGCTGATTGGTATTCAGGGCGTAAAAGAGCAGGTAAGCCGTTTTATTTCACTAGCAGAACTCAATCAAAGAAGAGAGGAACAGGGACAGGAAAACAGCGATTTTACGTTACATTCTCTTTTCCTTGGAAATCCGGGAACCGGAAAGACAACCGTTGCCAGAATTATTGGAGAGGTTCTGTATCAGAAAGGCATTATCAGCCAGAAGAAGTTTATTGAGGTGTCAAGAAGCGACCTGGTAGCAGGATATGTCGGACAGACTGCAATAAAGACAAGAGAGGTTTTGGAGTCAGCCCTAGGTGGAGTGCTGTTTATCGATGAAGCATATTCTTTAAGCCAGGGTACTGGTAACGACTTTGGGATTGAGGCAGTCGATGAGATTTTAAAATTTATGGAAGACCACCGCAAAGACATTGTTATTATCTTAGCAGGCTATACCAAAGAAATGGGCGAATTTATGCAAATGAATTCAGGTCTTGTAAGCCGTGTTCCACATACGTTTGATTTTGAGGATTATACGCCGGATGAAATTGTACAGATTGGTTTATTAGGTTTACATAATGCTGGATATCAGGTGGATGAGGCATATTACGGTGAAGTTGTTAAAAATAATTACAGCAAAACCGATGACCACAGCAATGGCCGCTGGGTGAGAAACTTCAACGAAAAATTGATTATGGCAATGTCGGACCGTGTCTCAAAAGCAGAGAATGCGGATTTGAATCTGATTTTAAATGAAGATTTAGACAAAGTGGCAGTCCGGATGTCAGGAACCTCCCAGGCAGAGAAGAAGCCGGAAGCGGAGCCGAAGGTAGATGAGAACGGTTATGTTTTGCCAAATTAA
- a CDS encoding HPr family phosphocarrier protein: protein MKKNVTIQMTNDLEARPIALLVQRANAFSSEIYLEVDTKKVNAKSIMGMMSLGLLSGTSIVVEANGEDEAEAVEAIAGFLTDN from the coding sequence ATGAAAAAGAATGTAACGATTCAGATGACAAACGATTTGGAAGCAAGACCGATTGCACTTTTAGTTCAGCGTGCAAACGCATTTTCAAGTGAGATTTATCTTGAAGTTGATACCAAAAAAGTAAATGCAAAAAGCATTATGGGAATGATGAGTCTTGGATTGTTGTCTGGAACATCCATTGTTGTGGAAGCAAATGGAGAGGATGAAGCAGAGGCCGTTGAAGCAATTGCTGGTTTTCTGACCGATAACTAG
- a CDS encoding AbiTii domain-containing protein — protein MNGIVLELQKEAMDKNADIESLLRKSYVIARKLKLPDFQEWIQCEQEGYGKKETPEYRMIQGQLKALNPVGVWIPVVMDSAVAEKAFTKTKLPNSISELYDLYRNAENSMLVMNLPAEMNKYVAKCCGVNTQFRLEFGKNQIYSILSRVKNNILDWALTLEESGIVGRDYSFSEEEKKIAQEKTELTNYITNFWGTAIDVQMQQGNTNSEQSKF, from the coding sequence ATGAATGGTATTGTCTTGGAACTACAAAAAGAAGCTATGGATAAAAATGCAGACATAGAATCTTTATTAAGAAAGTCATATGTTATTGCGCGGAAATTGAAGTTGCCAGATTTTCAAGAGTGGATACAATGTGAGCAAGAGGGATATGGGAAAAAAGAGACTCCTGAATATAGAATGATACAAGGACAATTGAAAGCATTAAATCCTGTAGGGGTATGGATTCCAGTAGTGATGGATTCGGCAGTAGCTGAAAAAGCTTTTACGAAAACAAAATTGCCAAATTCAATTTCAGAGCTATATGATTTATACCGAAATGCTGAAAACTCAATGTTAGTAATGAATCTACCTGCTGAGATGAATAAGTATGTAGCAAAATGTTGTGGAGTTAATACCCAATTTAGATTAGAATTTGGAAAAAATCAAATATATTCTATTTTGAGCAGAGTGAAAAATAATATTTTAGATTGGGCTTTGACGTTAGAAGAAAGTGGAATAGTTGGGAGAGATTATTCATTCTCAGAAGAAGAAAAAAAGATAGCACAAGAAAAAACAGAATTAACAAACTATATAACAAATTTTTGGGGAACAGCAATAGATGTGCAAATGCAACAGGGAAATACAAATTCAGAACAAAGCAAATTTTGA